Below is a genomic region from Candidatus Obscuribacterales bacterium.
CTAGAAGACAGAGTCAGTTTCAATCAGGCGCGAGAAGAACTTCGCTCACTAATAAGAACTGAGGAAAAAAGACTTTCCTCAAGATTGGCAGTCTCTGTTGATCAGCGCGATTCAGCTGCTGGATACGAAACACACAAACAATACGGAGATCTGCTTTTAGCCAATATCGCCAACATCACAGTGGGGCAGGAAGAAGTAACTGTCAGCAATTTCTACGCCGATGATCAACCGACAACAATAGCACTGGATCCAAGTTTATCGCCAAGCCAAAATGCGCAAGTCAAATACAAACTTTTCTCGAAGAACAAAGCTCGGTTTGAAGCAGCAGAAAAACATATCGGTCAAACAAGTGGACGCCTAGCAGTCCTAAAGCAATGTCTTGCAGATCTCGGCGAAGCCCTAACGAGAGATGATGTAGATTTGGTCAAAGCGAATTTTGCCGGTCGGGATCCAACTCAATCGAAAATATTGAACAAAGATGCCGCCGGCGGAAAACCAATAATGTTCGGATCGTCAGATGGAGTAACTATTCTTGTTGGTCGCAACCGCAAAGAAAACGAACTTATTCTTTCGAATGCCAAGCCTCACGAGATTTGGCTGCACGTGCTTGGTTCTCCGGGAAGCCATGTTCTAATTCGTTTGACGTCGAACAAAACAGAACCTCCGGCAAACACTTTGAAAGAAGCAGCTTACGCCGCCGCCTATTTCTCCAAGGCAAAAACATCCGGAATAACTCGGGTTACTTATACTCAGTGCCGATATGTCAAAAAACTGGGACCGGCAGGTGTCGTCAGTTATGAGAAAGAAAAGACAGTAGAAGTAGACCTTGCCGACAAGATGCCGCAAGGACTAAAAGACGAAATTGTGAAAAGGCAAATGAGTTAGGACATTTTACGGAAAAGTCCGACCACTACGCCTTTGATGTTCATTTCCTGAGTGCTCGGAACATAGATTGGTTCCATGTCCTTGTTAGCCGGCTGCAAGCGATAGCGTCCTTTTTCTTTGTAGAAACGCTTCAGAGTGGCCGTGTCATCATCAAGTACTGCCACAACTATTTCGCCATTTGTCGGTGAAGGATTCGGCTTCACAATAACGAAGTCGCCATCAAAGATGCCTTCTTCAATCATCGACTCACCTTTTACCTTCAAGGCAAAACAACCACTACCGGCATAACGACTCTCTACTTCCAAATATTCATCTGTTTCCAGTGCATCAATAGGATTACCGGCGGCAATAGTTCCCGCCATCGGAAGTCCTTTAGTAATAGGCATAACTGAAGCTGGTTTCGATTGACGCTTGCTATTAATCGAAATCGGTTCTGAGGAACCACCAATAACGCGCAGCGATCTATTTAGTCCCGGCTCCCACTGCACTAGCCCCTTTTTCTTTAGGGCCGCTACATGCTGGTGAACCGTCATGCGATTTCTTAAGCCCATTGCCTGGGCCAACTCAGCCAATGTGGGTGGGTATCCTTGCTGTTCGGTCAAACTAGTAATTAATTTCAAAACCTCGCCCTGACGGGGCGGCAACTGTTCAGTGATATTCATTTTTGTCCTAACTAGTCCCTTATCTATCTGAAATTTCGAGTCGGGCTTTAAGAATCCTATAGATCCATACGTAAGTATAGTACCAAGCAGATCGGTTGTCTAGTATCCCTTTACAAGAAGCGAAGCAAGGGCGGCGATAGAGCCGTCCGCTGCGCAACATAGGTGGCAGTGCCGGAGGCAGCGGAGGCGAAGTGGAACGTAGACGACACTAAATGTGTCGTCGGGCTACAACAATGTCTTACCTAAGCAATGCTCGAGAAGTTCAACTGTTACATGAGCAGATCTGCTTCTGTCATCGAGTGCTGGGTTCAGTTCAACAACATCAATTGAGCGAATGAGTTTGGAAATGTAGAGCATCTCCAAAGCAAGGCGCATTTCGCGGAAGTTGACTCCGCCGACAGCCGGCGTGCTCACACCAGGTGCAATATCTGGGTCCATTACATCGATATCTAATGAGACGTGCAAACCTGCGACATCCTTGCCGGCAATTTGCAATGCGCGTTCCATGATATTTTCCACGCCATGACGATCAATATCACTCATCGTGAAGGCCTTGATGCCGACTTCTGCAATTATTTTGCGTTCGCCTGGATCGAGATCACGAATTCCAACAAGGACTGTTTTAGAAGGATCAAGTTTCGGCGCAAAACCAAGCAAGTCAACGAGTCTTTTATCGCCGCGACCAAGACTTACAGCCAATCCCATGCCATGGACGTTACCGCTTGGAGAAGTTTCCGGCGTATTGATATCGCCATGCGCATCAAACCAAATAAGTCCAAATGATTGCTTTTGCTCACGATAAAAACGAGATGCTCCGGCAATTGAGCCGACTGCAAGACTGTGGTCGCCGCCTAAAGCGATAGCAATGGAACCGTCTTGCAGGCTTGCTGTAACTTCGTCAGCCAAGGACAAAGACACTTGTCCAATTTCCGGCACACATTTGGCAGGCATATTCTTTTCCCACCAACAAACACTGTGAGGAACATCAATATCAACTTGGCGACTGATGTCATAGCCTAAGTCAGAAATCCGCTCGACAAGACCGGCTACTTTCAGGGCTGCCGGACCCATACTCGCTCCGCGATGCTTGCCACCCATATATAACGGGGCTGACAGTAAAGCCACGCTCTGACGATGGGGG
It encodes:
- the lexA gene encoding transcriptional repressor LexA; amino-acid sequence: MNITEQLPPRQGEVLKLITSLTEQQGYPPTLAELAQAMGLRNRMTVHQHVAALKKKGLVQWEPGLNRSLRVIGGSSEPISINSKRQSKPASVMPITKGLPMAGTIAAGNPIDALETDEYLEVESRYAGSGCFALKVKGESMIEEGIFDGDFVIVKPNPSPTNGEIVVAVLDDDTATLKRFYKEKGRYRLQPANKDMEPIYVPSTQEMNIKGVVVGLFRKMS
- a CDS encoding NFACT family protein, producing MQAVDALTLKAVVEELKLLLTKARLDKSQQTARDELCLTFRQTSGQQHLLLSANTAMGRICLLEKAKTSKLKSQSAFGLALKKHLVSAQLLSISAVDGERIVDLVFSSVDELGSRSTKVLTVEIMGKHSNLIFWDKESEKIIAASHNVTAAMSSKREIASGLRYVRPPKQNKLNIFCTNFEEVAKAVDSAETVDEDFLLSKFSGLGRPLAEELASQLNESEDKSNQLWKMLKQIQKLENTKPAMRLDLTKYSIFSWSHNGDDIDQWQEFKSANELVATYYQQLEDRVSFNQAREELRSLIRTEEKRLSSRLAVSVDQRDSAAGYETHKQYGDLLLANIANITVGQEEVTVSNFYADDQPTTIALDPSLSPSQNAQVKYKLFSKNKARFEAAEKHIGQTSGRLAVLKQCLADLGEALTRDDVDLVKANFAGRDPTQSKILNKDAAGGKPIMFGSSDGVTILVGRNRKENELILSNAKPHEIWLHVLGSPGSHVLIRLTSNKTEPPANTLKEAAYAAAYFSKAKTSGITRVTYTQCRYVKKLGPAGVVSYEKEKTVEVDLADKMPQGLKDEIVKRQMS
- the rocF gene encoding arginase — translated: MQVTKRQDASKEANPHRQSVALLSAPLYMGGKHRGASMGPAALKVAGLVERISDLGYDISRQVDIDVPHSVCWWEKNMPAKCVPEIGQVSLSLADEVTASLQDGSIAIALGGDHSLAVGSIAGASRFYREQKQSFGLIWFDAHGDINTPETSPSGNVHGMGLAVSLGRGDKRLVDLLGFAPKLDPSKTVLVGIRDLDPGERKIIAEVGIKAFTMSDIDRHGVENIMERALQIAGKDVAGLHVSLDIDVMDPDIAPGVSTPAVGGVNFREMRLALEMLYISKLIRSIDVVELNPALDDRSRSAHVTVELLEHCLGKTLL